CCGCAGCACTGGGTCTCCAGGGCTCCGGCTGGGCAGTTCTTGGCTACGACCACATCGCAGGTCGCCTCGTTATCGAGCAGCTCACCGACCAGCAGGGCAACATCTCCATCGACATCACCCCACTTTTGATGCTCGATATGTGGGAGCACGCTTTCTACCTGCAGTACAAGAACGTTAAGGCAGACTACGTCAAGGCTGTTTGGAACGTCTTCAACTGGGATGACGTAGCACAGCGCTACGCAGCAGCTTCCAAGTAAGCTTTTACTCCCTCAAGCAATAACCACCCTGGGTTTTTCTAGGGTGGTTTTTTGATGCGCTTTTTTAAGGTGTGGTTTTTGGGGTGCTGGTTAGGTGGTTAGGTGGTTAGCCCGTGAGGATTCACCATTTTTCGGCGGTGGACAGCGGAAAATGGTGAATTGACACACTTTCAGAGCCAAAAAGCGTGAGGATCCACCATTTTTTAGCAGCAGGTTGCAGAAAATGGTGAATTGACACACCAGGGCAAGAAGACATCACTGACTCATGGAGCAATATGCAAATCCCCACCACAACCGTGAGGATTTTGAAGGTTTGTGGTGGATCCTTGCATTTTCAAGGTCTGAAACTGCACGAATCCACCACAAGTTCGAAGTTTCGTCCCCGATGTGGTGAATCCTTGCCCTGGGGTCTTGCAGGCAGCTCCCAGAAAATACTCGCCGTATCTAGGGCAGGGTGACTAGATCCCGAGTTGCAAATTTTCGTTCCGAAATGGAGGGCGAGAAGCGGATTTTAATCGAAAATTTGCGCTAATCAGGCCGGAGAATGCAAGTATTCGTTCGGTTTTCAGAACTCGCCGCCGACAATGAACGAATACTTGATCAGCAACCATTCAGCTATCACTCAAGAATCACACCAGCCCCAAAAGTCCCAAAAACCACGCCCTCAGAATCGCTTCTAACAGCCTAACTCCTCTAAATTGGGACAACAGCTCACCCGGCAATTTCAGCCCCTTAAAACGGCCACCGCAGCTTTAGCTCCTTTCCAGCGCATATCTAGATCCAGCAACAAACTCTCGGAAATTGTCCACCGCAGGAGCAGGTCCCGCATTAAGTCGCCACACTAAACCCAACTCCCTATAAGCAGGTGGATTAAGTGGGCGTTGCACAATTCCAACTGTGGGTAGGTATGGATCATCCATCGGCACTACTCCAACGCCTAGACCTGCGCTAACAAGGCCAGCGACGGTGGTTAGTTCCATGGATTCGAAAACCACGTTGGGTACAAATCCGGCCTTTTCAGCCAAGGCGTCCATTAAAAGCCTCGTGCCAAATCCTGCGCGCATCGCCACAAAGGGTTCACCTGCCACTTCCGATAATGGGATTTCTCCGGAACCTGATGCCAGCCTGTGATCTGCCGGAACAGCCAGAGCAAGGCGTTGGCGCAAAAGTGGCGCCCACCCTAGAGAAGTTCCCACTTCCGCCGGTTTGGGACCAACTAATGCGAGGTCAGTTTCATCGGCTAACACTCGGTCGACCAAGAGCATTGCTGCTGCTTGGTGGAGTTGGAATTCCACATGGGGATGTTCAGTTCGGAACGTGCGGATTAGTTCTGGAACCATCCATGTGCCAAGGGAGTGCATGAAATCAAGGCGGATGGTTCCTTTTTCGGGATCCATGAGTCGTTTGATTTCAGTGGCGGCAGAGTCAAATTCCGCGACAATTGCACTAGCGTGGGCGAGAAATGCGCGACCTCGTTGATTGAGGACGAGTTTTCGGCCGGCGCGGTCAAAAAGTGGGGTGCCCGCGTGTTTTTCTACACGTCCGATCCTTCTGGACAGTGTGGGCTGGGGGATGCCTAAACGGTCAGCGGTTTCGGTGAGGTGGCCTGAGTTTGCGACTGATATGAAGCTGCGAACATCATCGATTCGCATTTCTCCGCCATCATTGTTCATGGTCACAGCCTACATGCATAGAATGAATCAAAAACAGCTATTTCTAACATTTTACTAATATTGCCTGTTGGCGCATGATGGTGCCCATGAGCCAAGCGATAGATACCAAGGTCACGGAATACCAGGGAATTGAGCGCGGAACACGGAATTACAAACGCGCTGTGTTCGCCATGTTGGCTGCCGGGTTGGCTGCGTTCAATGGTCTTTATTGCACTCAGGCTTTGTTGCCAACAATGACGGCAGAGTTAGGCATTACCCCTACTCAATCTGCACTGACCGTATCCGCTACTACCGGCATGCTCGCGGTGTGTATTGTTCCGGCGTCAATTCTTTCGGAGAAATTTGGCAGGGGCCGGGTTCTTATAACCTCGCTTTCTTTGGCCATTATTGTTGGTTTGATCTTGCCGTTGGTTCCTAATATCACTGCACTTATCCTGCTCAGAGGGCTGCAGGGAGTGCTGCTGGCTGGCACTCCGGCGGTGGCTATGACCTGGTTGTCTGAGGAGATCCATCCAAAAGATATTGGGCATGCGATGGGAATTTACATCGCTGGCAATACGGTCGGTGGATTAACTGGCCGCATGATCCCTGCAGGCCTGCTTGAGGTGACTCATTGGCAAAATGCATTGCTGGGCAGTTCTGTTGCCGCGTTGATTTTCGGCGCGATCATGGTGATGTTGCTTCCCAAGCAGCGGAAATTCCAACCGAAGAATATCAATGTGCGCCATGAGTTTTCAGCGATGACTGCGCATTGGCGTAATCCTCGTTTGGCGTTGCTGTTTCTGACGGCGTTTCTCGGGATGGGCACATTTGTGTCGTTGTATAACTACTTAGGCTTTCGCATGATGGATCAGTTTGGTTTAAGTGAAGTCCTGGTTGGCGCGGTGTTCATCATGTATTTGGCTGGTACGTGGAGTTCTACTCAGGCAGGTGCGTTGAGGGAGAAGATCGGCAATGGACCAACGGTTATTTTCCTAAGCCTGACGATGATCGCCTCAATGGCCATGATGGGCATTAACAATTTGTGGATCACGCTTGTTGCCCTTTTTGTGTTCACGGCAGCGTTTTTTGCTTTGCATTCCAGTGCGTCGGGGTGGATTGGGATTATTGCAACGCATGATCGTGCGGAAGCCTCCAGCATGTACTTATTTTGTTATTACGTTGGGTCCTCGGTGGTCGGTTGGGGTTCGGGATTTGTGTTCACCCATTTGCCGTGGATTGCGTTCATTGGCTGGCTAGTCCTGCTCCTGTGCGGAGTCTTAGGCATTTCCATCACCCTGGCCAAACTAGCCCACAAGGTGAATTAATACGAATTTGTCCGTGTTTAAATCGGCGTTATTGTTGTTGCTATGAGCAACGATTCCACCTGGAGCAGTCGCACCTGGCACAGAAAAGCAAGCAGACCAGTATCTATTTGGTTGATAGTTTTAGTTGTCGCCGGTTTAATCCATCCGCTGCTTCCGGAATATCGTTGGGTGCTTATTCACCTTTTCACCCTCGGCGCCATCACAAACTCCATTGTTGTGTGGTCGCAGCATTTCACGGAAAAGTTCCTGCACTTAAAACTCGATGATTCAAAACGCCCTGCGCAGTTGATGAAGATTCGGTTGCTGAATGTGGGAATCATCGTCACGATCATTGGCCAGATGGTGGATCAGTGGATTGTTACGAGTGTGGGCGCGACGTTCGTGGGGCTTGCGCTGGCCTGGCACGCGGGTAGTTTGGCCGCGCAATTTCGCAGCGCGAAGCATGGCCAGCCGTTTGCTTCTGCAGTTGTGGCGTATGTTGCCAGCGCGTGCTGTTTGCCGTTCGGCGCTTTTGCGGGTGCGCTTTTATCCAAGGAGCTGTCGGGAAATCTGCAGGAGCGCGTGCTGCTTACCCACTCGGTGATTAACTTTTTGGGTTTTGTGGGGTTCGCCGCGCTGGGTTCCTTGTCTGTGCTTTTCGCTGCGATTTGGCGCACCAAAATCCGCCGCAATTTCACTCCCTGGTCAGTAGGCATCATGGCGATCGCCTTGCCGATCATCGTCGCAGGCATCCTGCTCGACAACGGTTATGTCACCGCCGCAGGCCTGGCCGCCTACGCGGCAGCATGGTTGCTGTGCATGGCGGGGTGGGGGAAGGCGTCGATAAGCAATTTAAGCTTTTCGACGTCTACCTCCTCCACCGCACCCCTTTGGCTCGTGGGCACCTTGGCGTGGCTGGCGGTGCAGGCCGTGATTCATAATGGCGAGCTTTACCATGTGGAAGTTCCAACAATTGCGCTGGTCATCGGCTTTGGCGCGCAGCTTTTAATTGGTGTGATGAGCTATCTGCTGCCGTCAACGATGGGTGGCGGCGCGAGCGCGGTGCGAACCGGAACGCATATTTTGAACACTGCGGGGCTGTTTAGATGGACGCTGCTCAATGGCGGACTGGCGATTTGGCTGCTTACCGACAACTCCTGGCTCCGCGTAATTGTGTCACTGCTCAGCATCGGTGCGCTGGCAATTTTTGTCATTTTGCTTCCCAAAGCCGTGCGGGCGCAGCGCGGTGTCATTACCAAAACGCGTGAACCCATCACCCCGCCGGAGGGACCTCGCCTTAATCAAATCACCGCCGGAATTTCAGTGCTTGCGCTTATTTTGGCAGCCTTCGGTGGGCTCAACCCAGGTGTAGCGCCGGTTGCATCCACTAATTCCGATGTCTATCCCGTGACCATTACCGCAGGTGATATGGTATTTATCCCCGATGTCATCGAAGTTCCAGCCGGTAAATCCTTAGAAGTCACGATGATCAACGAAGACGACATGGTCCACGATCTGAAATTTGCCAACGGCGTGCAAACCGGCAGGGTCGCGCCAGGAGATGAAATCACCGTCACCGTCGGCGACATTTCCGAAGACATGGAAGGCTGGTGCACCATCGCAGGCCACCACGCACAAGGAATGGACCTAGAGGTAAAGGTGCCGGCTCCGACTCAGCCATGACCGTCCCAGGTGACCAAAACTTTCACAAAAGCTCCTCGGTTTGGTCACCAGTGCAAATTCTAAAGACTACAAACCAGCGTGGAAGACCAAAAACGGCTCGAGAAAATCCTGTCTTGGTCACCAGTGCCACTTGAGGTGAAGGTTTTTAACCAACGTTGTTTATTCGCCATTTAAGCGACTCAATTTCCCGAATGAGTATTTGTATCAATTAGTGACCAAAAGGCTCTTAAAAGCGATTCTAGGAGGGCACTTTTTAGGAGCCCTTTGTCCAGATTTTGAGCAATGCGCACTGAGACCAAACACCGGTGCCAAGAATCTCGAAAAATCCAAATTGTTGGCACATATGTTTGGTTAAGCTCTTCCCGAACCGGACTGGCGTGACAAAAATTCTTAAAACCCGAGAATCTTGGCACGCCAGTTTGGTCTCTAAGAATCGACCCACCCGATCCCGATATCAAGCACCCAAAACTGGAGCAGAACGCGCACCTTTTCGAAGCCAATGGCGCACAGCGGCGGTAGCCCTGCAATCATCGCCGTTGTAACTGAGTAATTGAGCACGAGCAGCCTCGGCTTCTGGTTCGGGGGCAGTGGAGGCAATCAGATAGGCGTGCAGGCTGTCTTCACCTGCGAAATCTTCTTCCTCCCAGTGGAATCCAGCTGCGGGAGCTAGTTGTTTTAGTCCTAAACCACCGGGGCCAACCAGTTGGGATCGGGCTACGGCAAACATGTCATTCCACTGGTCAGAGCTGATAAAGCCGCGGATTTCCTGTTCGCTGGGAACACCTTTGACCTTACCGTAGAACCTGCGGGCGGTAGAGAGCATCCAGTGGTTTTCACCGTTGCTGGCATAGCAGTACACACCAAAGGTTTGTCCCTGTTGGCGGGCTTTGTCCCGGCGCGCTTTAAGCCAGGACCAGAATTGGGCGAAGTTTTCGCCTTCCGCCTCGCTGCCTAGATCAGACCAAATGACAAAAGGTATGTAGGTTTTGCCGTCCCAGGCTCCCCACAAGTAGGCACCTAGGTCGAGGTAGGCTTCTACGTCGACGTCGATTTCTACGTCGAAACGCGGGGCGGTGGTGTGCTCGGTGCGGCGAAGGACGGGGATGTCGTCTCGCCAGGCTGCGGCGATGTGGGAGATTTCGCCTAAGTTTGCCTCAATGAGCGCCGTGGTGGTGTGGATGCCTTTTTCGCGGTAGGTATCAGCGCGGTCGCCGGATAAGAAGAGGCTGATATCGTCGGCTGCTTTAAGTTCGGGTTCGCATTTGGGCCAGAATCTGCAGGTTGAGCATTCTTTCACTCGCCTGGGTGCAGAAGGGGTTGGGGTGAGCAAAGCGCGGTGTGCGGCTGGGGCGTAACGGGTGACATCAACAAGGTAAGCCCAATCGCGGTCTTGTCCCACAACAGCACCGAAGGACGATACGGGGGCAACTCCGGCTTCTTCAAGCCCCATCATCGCCAACGTGAGCCGGTAACCGTCGATGGTGTGGTGGCGTAATGTTGCCTTAACCTCCAAAGGTTGCCCCACGCCAAGACGGGAAACAGCGATCCCCTTCATTGTTTTATGTGGATCTGGGCGGGCCACCCGGTGGTTGCTCACCATCACTGGCATATAGGTGCCGTCAGGGTTGCGGACCAAAATATCGGCGATGACTTCCCATGGCACGCCATCCAAGGTGCCGCTAAACACTGCGCCGGTGATTAAAGTTTCGCCGGCTGCGATGGCTTCGAGGGTGTCAAACTCCGCTAATTCGGCTTCATTATCCAGATCAACCCTGGTGAAGTTATTCCGTCCCCGCTTTTTGGGTTGCTGCGGAAGTCTGTCCAAAACCTCCATCAAGCCCACTTCACGGCGGGCTCTGCGTTGCATCGTTGCAGGTAAAGGTGCGATTTCTGGGAAACGTATGCGTTGGACCTGACGGTACCTACATCCCACCAGATCACTTGGTGTTATCCGCTCTGACTGCATTCTTCCCACAATGACATGAGCTTATTGCAATATCGTGGGTAAAGTTGAATCGAGAAGTCGAGAAATAACCGACCGATGAAAGAGTTGAGGCATTAATGGGCATCTTCGAAGCTATTCGATCCGCACGCGCGAAGACCAAAGCTGAGATCAAAGCAGCCGAGGCGAAGGTAAAAACCGAGGCGAAAAACAAAGCAAAACTAGATCTCAAGCGTGAGAAACTTCTTGTTCAGCAGGAAAAGAATCTGCTGAAGGCTGAAGACAAAGGCTTAAAGAAGCGCAATAAGCATGAGCTGAAAATGGCGAAGAATATCCTTGAGCAAAAACGCCAAGGTCGCCTGAATAAAGACAAGGTGAAGCGTTGGGCGGGCACCGCTCGGGTTCTCACACCGTTGCTGTTGCCTATTATTTATCGCCTCTCCACCGAAGCACGCGACCAGGTGGTTAAAAGCCGTGCACGTCGTGCTGGTGTGACCGCTGAGCAGCTTAGCCAGTTTGCAGGTCATGCAGCAGCGTTGAAGGCTCGTATTCAAGGCGTGCGCGACACCGCGAAGAATTCAGGACTGCCCAGTGGATTTGTTCGCGATGTTGAAGAGCGCCTCGATGAGCTAGAGGCCGCTGCCAACAACTCTGAGTTCATGTCCCCTCAGCAGCGCCATCGTGCGCACCAGTCCATCGATCGTGATCTGAACCAAGTATCGGATCAGATTCAGGATCGACTGTTGGATAAGTAGAGGGGAGCGTCGAAAAGCAGCTTCCTAGAGCAAGCCCTGCTCGCGGGCGGCTGCAACGGCCGAGGTGCGCGAACGTACGCCGAGTTTGTCGTAGATGTGCACGAGGTGGGACTTCACCGTGGCCTCCGACAGGAAGAGGATGCGCCCGATATCGCGGTTGGAAGAACCACCCGCCACCAGCTTAAGAACTTCCAGCTCACGGGGGGTAAGCGAAGTCTTGGGGGTGCGCACGCGGGTCATCAAACGGTTAGCAACCATCGGCGACAACGTGGAATCGCCTTCCGCCGCAGAGCGCACCGCTGCCAACAATTCACTTGGAGGGGCATCTTTCAGCAGGTAGCCCAAAGCGCCAGCTTCAATTGCTCCAAGAATGTCGGCGTCGGTGTCATAGTTGGTCACAACCAGCACTTTCGGCGGGTTTTCAATGGTGCGTTTAATCGCTGCTGTTGCATCCGCGCCAGTAGAAACCTGAGTTCCCTGAACACCAGGCCCAAAACGCAAGTCCATCAAAATGACATCAATGCCACCTGCTTGGGCAGCCTGCACCGCGCCTTCTGCAGTGGAAACTTCACCCACAACCTCAATGTCCTCGGCGCTTTCCAGCACAGCACGAAGCCCGAGCCTCACAATTTCGTGGTCATCAGCAAGCAGCACGCGAATCATTGTTTGAACTTGGTCCTTCCCAATGGCGCATAGGGTTTTTAAGGGCACGCGCCTTCAAGAGTATCGATGGGTAGATTAATTGTATTTTAGTGTAGCCTTACTCGCCTTAAGTTGGAGAAATCAGTTGTCCAGTTCGGCCGAAAATTCGCCGTGTCCTGATGTTGGAGAACCTACCTCTGGATCAGTCGGCGGCTCCACCGGCAACGCCGCAGAAACCGCAGTACCCTGCCCATATGCAGATTCCACTATAACTTCACCATGCAACTCCACTGCTCGCTGATGCAACGCGCTAAGCCCAATGTGGCCAAGCCCGGCGGGGGTACTAGAAATTTCCGACGGCTCAAACCCAACGCCATCATCAACCACATCTAATCGAACTTCAGTGTCCTCATAAGTCAGGGTCACATGGCAGTTTTTCGCCTCAGAGTGCTTGGCCACATTCCCAATAGCGCCTTGGGCAATGCGCAACAATGTTGCTTCAGTTTTCATGGGCAATTGACGAACCTCACCATCAACAGAAATTACAAAATTAATCCCCAACAACGGTTCAGTGACGCGGTGAAGCGCACCTTCCAACGACGTCTTAGACAGCGCCGCCGGCTGCAACGCCGCAATCATCGCACGCGCCTCACTGAGATTATCTGAAGCCGTCTGCCTGGCAAGACGCATCTTTTTTACAATCGCGTCCTTAGATTTCTCCTCCATCTCCGCCGCCAGGATTTCCTGTTCAGAAACATGCAACAACATTTGAATCGAGGACAAGCCCTGCGCCACCGTGTCGTGGATTTCATGAGCAATGCGTTGACGTTCCTCCGCAATACCTGCGTTTCTTTCCGTCACCGCCAACTGAGATCTGGTCTCAATCAACTGATCAATCAATTGCTGCTTCTCATTATTAACGCGCCATAACGTCCGGAACGCATAATCAATGGCCACGGTAACAATCGCGGATACCAGTGGGCCCATCACGCCACCAAACGTCAACCCCACCGAATACTGGCTCGCCACCGCAACCGCCGTGGCACCAACAACCGCGATAATACCCCGCACATCGGGCATCACCTGCAGATATAAGAAAAACAGTGGGAAAAGCAAATAAATGGACACCGGCACGATCGGCACCATGACAATCCACACCAACGACAGCGCAAACAACCACGCCAACTGCACGCCGTGGCTAAAATCAACTCGTTTAGTGGATCCATAAAAGTAGAAAAATCCCCACACAAACAACAACACACACGACAGTGCAAACATCGGCAGCGTTAGGCGCGCCGAAGCCCCCAATCCCACCACCAGCAACGTTGCTGTCAAAATGTGAATACTATTGCGATAGCTCATCGCGCCCGGCTGATTGCCCCGCTTCACCAGCGTTTCAACATCGAGCTCATTGCGTCCTGACTCCGACACACGATCTAGGCTTGATTGCATGCGTCGTACATTACCTATTTTCCTCGCTGCCTCCATCATGCTCACTGCGTGCGCAGCGGAAAAACCGGCGGAAGAGGTCCCTGTTGAGGTTGCTCCCTCAGTTGCCCCCGAGGTAATCACCGATGGCCTGCCCATCGACGCGATGCCCGCCGTCGCGCGCACCGAGCAAACCGCATGCCCCTACCTGGACACCGACTGGGTCGCCGATACCAACGGCCAGCGTGTCACGGGTTACGGCATCGACGAACGCTTTTCGACGCCCTCCTGCGTCTACTATTCCTTCCCCGAAGAACCCCAACTCACGGTGATTGTCCGCGATATGGCAACCACCGATGAGGCAATCGCCGTTGTCGATTGGGCTGCCCCCATCGATTCCACCGAACCTGCCGAAGAACCCACCGGTTGGTCAGGTGGCCGTCGCGGTGGCAACAATAATTCCGGTGCACTCTACGCCGTCCAAAAAGGACCCACAGCAGTCATCGTGTTCACCAACCAAGACCAATCCCTTAAAGCGCAGCTGATTGCAGAGGAAGTTATCCAGAACTTGAATCTGTAAACGCGCCGTTTTAAGCGGTTGAGCGTGTGGGGTGGACTATTACCTCATTTTGGAAGAGTTATACGCTTAGAGAGGCTCCTAGCGGGGCTCACTTTGAGGCCAAAGTGATAGTTGTGAAACCTGCCAGTTCACTGATCAAGGACTCACCACAAACAGCCCGGGCGCCGTGCGAATCGGTCAAAAATTTGCACTGTTCAGGCCATGCAGCGAGAATCCCCACCACAAATCACAAAAATCCGTCAGTTTGTGGTGGATTTTTGCAGCTTAGAACGCTTAGAACGCTACATCGTTATACGGCATCAACGTGGACACCAATGGGAAAACCACTTCCATGAGCACAAAAAACACCACTGCGATGAGCGCGATAACAATTAGAAGTTTTACAAACCAAGGCCCCGGCAGGTAGTGCCACAACAGTGAATACACTTAGTTCTCCTCCAAAGCTGCCGGGCGTTCGCCACTAGACTTATCGATTTCTTCCGCCAACATAGCGTGTACAATCATTCGCTCTGCGTTTGAGAACTGCGGGTGGCAGGTGGTTAACGTCAACAGCGCTTCTGCCCCTTCTGCCACGGTAGTGTCAAAAACTCCTGGTATTGGATATGTGGCATCGATGCGGTCAGGGGTGGTGATGCTACGACCCAAAACAGAAGCATAATCCCCTTCTGCCATACGATTTACTTGTGTCTCATCAAAGCAATCTACTGCTTCTGCTGCCCGATCTGATCCGTTGGTAGATAAAGGCATCACGCGGTAGACATCCCAGGAGTTAAATGTTTCCACGACGATGGCATCACAAACTTCCAAGTTTCCCAGGTCATTGAACGGTGCCCCTTTACCTACGCGGTGTCCTGCGACAGCAAAGTTTCCTGCCTCACCTGGCATCTGTGAATCCACATAGCGACCTGGCCCTGCCAACAGATCTGCCTCATCAGTTCCCTCAATGATGGCAAAGTTAAAGTCAGAACCAAACGAGGGAACATACATCCGCGCAAAAGCTTCGCCGAGTTCTGGGGTTAGTTTCTGCCGAGGGTTCACCCGATCCCGCTCCTGCTCCCAGTCCTCATCAAGTTTTTGGCTTGCCGATTCCTGAAGTTTTCCAGATTCCACATTGGTCCAATACGCCTCATAGAAGGCAAAGAGCAACGCTAGGATTCCGATTGTCAGCAGGAGTTCACCGATAATCTGCGAAACACTAATCTGAGGCCGTGGCTTTCCTGCTCCCTTATCAGGGTGGGGAGATTCGGTGTTTAACGTGGCTGTCATCGTTGCTGTAATCGTCCAAAATCTTTGTTAGGCGAATCTCAATGTCCTTTTAGGTACCCGTACTTTCAGGCACGTACCATGAGACAAGTGCACGTGAGATTAATTCGTATCTCAAACATTGTACATCTGTTTAGCAATTGTGCTCACTGCTCGGCTGGGCATTTTTAGATCTAGGGTTGTCTTCACTTTAAACGCTGTGAAGTGCTGCCTGTCAGGAAAGGCGAACACAGTAGTGCTCGATATTTTGATTTATCCGGTGTCCGGTGTGATGAAGCTGTGGCATTTGCTGCTTCATAACGTTGTGGGATTGGACGATTCACTGGCATGGTTCGTTTCATTGTTCGGCCTTGTGATCACCATTCGAGCCATCATCGCGCCTTTTACGTGGCAGATGCTTAAGTCGGGCCGTGCGGCAGCTCACGTCCGCCCTCACCGAGCTGCGATCCGCAAGGAGTTTGAAGGCAAGTTCGATGAGGCGTCCATTCGGGAGATGCAAAAACGCCAGAGTGAGCTGAACAAAGAACATGGCATCAATCCGATCGCGGGTTGTATGCCGGGTCTGATTCAGATGCCTTTCATTCTTGGTTTGTATTGGGCGTTGCTGCGTATGGCACGTCCTGAAGGTGGTTTGGAAAACCCGATTATCAATTCGATCGGATTCTTATCTCCTGAGGAAGTCCAGTCTTTCCTCGAGGGGCGTATCAATAATGTGCCTCTTCCTGCATATGTGTCTATGCCCACGGAGCAGCTGGAGTATTTGGGTACCACGCAGGCTGAGGTGCTTAGTTTTGTGCTGCCGTTGTTTATTGCTGCCGCAATCATCACGGCTATCAACATGGCGATGTCCATGTACCGCGCATTCCAAACAAATGATTACGCCTCAAGTGTGTCCAACGGCATGATCAAATTCATGCTTGTGCTGTCCATCCTGGCACCGATCTTCCCGCTCTCACTCGGCCTGACCGGACCATTCCCCACGGCTATTGCACTGTATTGGGTAAGCAACAACCTGTGGACGCTTTTCCAAACCATCATCATGATGATCATTTTGGAACGCAAATACCCATTGAGCGAGGAATTTAAGGTCCATCATCTTGAGCAGCGCGATAAGTACCGCGCTAAGCAAAAAGAGAAGCGTAGTTTCCTGTGGACTCGTCGTAAAAACCGCGCATTGATGCTGCTCACACCCTGGAAAGCTTCATCGCTGCACGCGGAAAATGTTGAGCTCACCAGCGCGCGCACCAAGAAAATCAATGAGCAAAAGCAGGCTCAAAAAGAAATCTCTACCAAGCGCCGCGAAACGCAACGGGAGATGAACCGCGCCGCCATGGAGCGCTTAAAAAAGCGCCGCGCTGAGGTTAAAGCGAAAAAGAAAGGGCTTATCGACGCCTCCCCTCACGATCCATCCCCTGAAGAGAAGGAAGAAAACTAAATTGAATAGTCGGCAGGTGGCGCTGAGAGCAGCTGCCTTGCCAGATCCCGCGCGGTTTCTAGAGGGCTAATGTTTTGCACCAGTCGGGATCCTGCCAGCCCGCCATCTAGAAACACCAAGAGTTGGTTAGCCTGAGTAGTGCCTGGGTAACCGTTCTTTTCAGTCAGCAAATCTGTCAGTGTTTGATGACACCACTTGCGGTGCTCCAACACCGCTGCAACGATTCCCTTTTCACTATCGGTTTCCGGACGTGGGTATTCACTAGCCGCATTCTGGAAATGTGAACCTCGGAAGCCTTTTTCTGGTTCCTCTTCGATGCACTGATCAAAGAAAGCGATGATCTTTTCTTCCGGATCTTTGGCATTCGCA
Above is a genomic segment from Corynebacterium suranareeae containing:
- the yidC gene encoding membrane protein insertase YidC, which translates into the protein MLDILIYPVSGVMKLWHLLLHNVVGLDDSLAWFVSLFGLVITIRAIIAPFTWQMLKSGRAAAHVRPHRAAIRKEFEGKFDEASIREMQKRQSELNKEHGINPIAGCMPGLIQMPFILGLYWALLRMARPEGGLENPIINSIGFLSPEEVQSFLEGRINNVPLPAYVSMPTEQLEYLGTTQAEVLSFVLPLFIAAAIITAINMAMSMYRAFQTNDYASSVSNGMIKFMLVLSILAPIFPLSLGLTGPFPTAIALYWVSNNLWTLFQTIIMMIILERKYPLSEEFKVHHLEQRDKYRAKQKEKRSFLWTRRKNRALMLLTPWKASSLHAENVELTSARTKKINEQKQAQKEISTKRRETQREMNRAAMERLKKRRAEVKAKKKGLIDASPHDPSPEEKEEN
- a CDS encoding sensor histidine kinase translates to MQSSLDRVSESGRNELDVETLVKRGNQPGAMSYRNSIHILTATLLVVGLGASARLTLPMFALSCVLLFVWGFFYFYGSTKRVDFSHGVQLAWLFALSLVWIVMVPIVPVSIYLLFPLFFLYLQVMPDVRGIIAVVGATAVAVASQYSVGLTFGGVMGPLVSAIVTVAIDYAFRTLWRVNNEKQQLIDQLIETRSQLAVTERNAGIAEERQRIAHEIHDTVAQGLSSIQMLLHVSEQEILAAEMEEKSKDAIVKKMRLARQTASDNLSEARAMIAALQPAALSKTSLEGALHRVTEPLLGINFVISVDGEVRQLPMKTEATLLRIAQGAIGNVAKHSEAKNCHVTLTYEDTEVRLDVVDDGVGFEPSEISSTPAGLGHIGLSALHQRAVELHGEVIVESAYGQGTAVSAALPVEPPTDPEVGSPTSGHGEFSAELDN
- a CDS encoding class E sortase produces the protein MTATLNTESPHPDKGAGKPRPQISVSQIIGELLLTIGILALLFAFYEAYWTNVESGKLQESASQKLDEDWEQERDRVNPRQKLTPELGEAFARMYVPSFGSDFNFAIIEGTDEADLLAGPGRYVDSQMPGEAGNFAVAGHRVGKGAPFNDLGNLEVCDAIVVETFNSWDVYRVMPLSTNGSDRAAEAVDCFDETQVNRMAEGDYASVLGRSITTPDRIDATYPIPGVFDTTVAEGAEALLTLTTCHPQFSNAERMIVHAMLAEEIDKSSGERPAALEEN
- the mcbR gene encoding TetR/AcrR family transcriptional regulator MbcR, whose amino-acid sequence is MAASASGKTKTSAGANRRRNRPSPRQRLLDSATNLFTTEGIRVIGIDRILREADVAKASLYSLFGSKDALVIAYLENLDQLWREAWRERTANAKDPEEKIIAFFDQCIEEEPEKGFRGSHFQNAASEYPRPETDSEKGIVAAVLEHRKWCHQTLTDLLTEKNGYPGTTQANQLLVFLDGGLAGSRLVQNISPLETARDLARQLLSAPPADYSI
- a CDS encoding DUF2020 domain-containing protein gives rise to the protein MRRTLPIFLAASIMLTACAAEKPAEEVPVEVAPSVAPEVITDGLPIDAMPAVARTEQTACPYLDTDWVADTNGQRVTGYGIDERFSTPSCVYYSFPEEPQLTVIVRDMATTDEAIAVVDWAAPIDSTEPAEEPTGWSGGRRGGNNNSGALYAVQKGPTAVIVFTNQDQSLKAQLIAEEVIQNLNL